A portion of the Microlunatus phosphovorus NM-1 genome contains these proteins:
- a CDS encoding NAD-dependent epimerase/dehydratase family protein codes for MSRQVVFGTGQVGRHLLDQLVRVGHDAIGVNRSGHSPVPGATAVAGDATDPEFTTKVTRGADVVYFCLNATRYEHWAEEFPPLQRGVVAGAQASGARLVVLDNLYGYAPPADGVLRETTRVSPSSTKAAVRVAMTEELLSAHRNGRIQVAIGRASDYFGPGTTQSALGAGVFEAASVGRACWLMGNPDRLHSYSYTPDVARALLALGTAPDAVGKVWHLPIGQTRTTREVVAEVYRLAGHRPRIRSVGEWRLRLIGTVQPALREYRHTLYQFSQPWLVDDDKFRTAFGDLATPQSEALATTLAWFRSAAASQPQPTPPGDRPSITAQRERNRP; via the coding sequence ATGTCGCGGCAGGTGGTCTTCGGAACCGGCCAGGTCGGACGGCACCTGCTCGATCAGCTCGTTCGCGTCGGCCACGATGCGATCGGCGTCAACCGCAGCGGCCACAGTCCGGTCCCCGGGGCCACCGCCGTCGCCGGCGACGCCACCGACCCGGAATTCACGACGAAGGTGACCCGAGGCGCTGATGTCGTCTACTTCTGCCTCAACGCCACCCGGTACGAGCACTGGGCCGAGGAGTTCCCGCCGTTGCAGCGTGGAGTGGTCGCCGGCGCACAGGCCAGCGGAGCCCGGCTCGTCGTACTCGACAACCTGTACGGCTACGCACCACCCGCCGACGGCGTTCTGCGGGAGACGACCCGAGTGTCGCCCAGTTCCACGAAGGCCGCGGTACGGGTGGCGATGACCGAGGAACTGCTGTCCGCCCATCGAAACGGCCGGATCCAGGTTGCCATTGGGCGGGCGTCGGACTACTTCGGTCCCGGTACGACACAGTCCGCGCTGGGTGCCGGCGTCTTCGAGGCCGCGTCGGTTGGACGTGCCTGCTGGCTCATGGGCAACCCGGACCGATTGCACAGCTACTCCTACACCCCGGACGTGGCCCGGGCCCTGCTCGCGCTCGGAACCGCACCCGACGCTGTGGGCAAGGTCTGGCACCTTCCCATCGGGCAAACCCGGACGACCCGTGAGGTCGTCGCCGAGGTGTACCGGCTGGCCGGCCACCGCCCGAGGATCAGGTCGGTCGGCGAGTGGCGTCTCCGGCTGATCGGGACCGTGCAACCGGCACTGCGTGAATATCGGCACACCCTGTACCAGTTCAGCCAGCCGTGGCTCGTCGACGATGACAAGTTCCGTACGGCGTTCGGCGACCTGGCCACCCCGCAGAGCGAGGCACTCGCGACAACCCTGGCCTGGTTCCGATCCGCCGCGGCCAGTCAGCCGCAACCGACTCCGCCAGGAGATCGCCCATCCATCACTGCGCAACGAGAAAGGAATCGACCATGA
- a CDS encoding DUF4386 family protein produces the protein MIITTETTDQQLTNRSRRRLARLAAAALATAAVLAIAGFTALGSIFSYPQILHEPVEVILNRFRDRQAAVMGWFAVLTLSAALMAPAGSWLGRLRGGILGRWITGLGIAAAVVQVAGLQRWITIVPGISEQALDPGSQAASESAFLFWHRLLDTAIGETVGYALTAAFTVLVVIAFDRRLLPRWLVVLGGVAATLIATGVIIPVVSGASLTNFAGYVLWCVWLLVVAGFLIKAARSDSVCRT, from the coding sequence ATGATCATCACAACGGAGACGACGGACCAGCAGCTCACGAACCGCAGTCGTCGGCGCCTCGCACGTCTGGCCGCAGCGGCCTTGGCGACGGCCGCCGTCCTTGCCATCGCCGGCTTCACCGCCCTCGGATCGATCTTCAGCTATCCGCAGATCCTGCACGAGCCGGTCGAGGTGATCTTGAACCGGTTCCGCGATCGTCAGGCCGCCGTGATGGGCTGGTTCGCGGTCCTCACGCTCAGTGCCGCTCTGATGGCGCCGGCCGGGAGCTGGCTCGGACGGTTGCGGGGTGGGATCCTCGGCCGCTGGATCACCGGGCTCGGCATCGCCGCGGCTGTCGTCCAAGTGGCGGGCCTGCAGCGCTGGATCACCATCGTGCCAGGGATCAGCGAGCAAGCCCTCGACCCGGGCAGCCAAGCGGCGTCCGAATCGGCCTTCCTGTTCTGGCACCGACTGCTCGACACGGCCATCGGTGAGACCGTCGGCTACGCCCTGACCGCAGCGTTCACCGTGCTGGTGGTCATCGCCTTCGACCGGCGGTTGCTGCCTCGCTGGCTCGTGGTGCTCGGCGGAGTGGCCGCCACCTTGATCGCCACCGGGGTGATAATCCCGGTCGTGTCCGGCGCCAGCCTGACCAACTTCGCTGGCTACGTCTTGTGGTGCGTCTGGCTCCTTGTCGTCGCCGGGTTCCTCATCAAGGCGGCTCGAAGCGATTCCGTGTGCCGAACCTGA
- a CDS encoding TetR/AcrR family transcriptional regulator, with protein MTPTKIQVLEAAVELLGTEGLRSLTHARVDKQAGLPKGSTSNYFRTRAQLLSGVNDWIAEHDLASADDIATAPRSAAELVESLAVGIEVLTGPHRVVTAARLTLFMEANHNPEIQAAVSRTRTVMERSVMAVMARLGATDPFSAALALMACGEGIILHRIARHDTTDPRPLLRVVVSGAIPTASALQHGR; from the coding sequence GTGACGCCAACCAAGATCCAGGTCCTGGAGGCTGCGGTCGAACTGCTCGGCACCGAGGGTCTGCGGTCGCTGACCCACGCACGGGTGGACAAGCAGGCGGGCCTACCGAAGGGTTCGACCTCCAACTACTTCCGCACTCGGGCCCAGTTGCTGAGCGGTGTCAACGACTGGATCGCTGAGCACGACTTGGCCAGCGCCGACGACATCGCGACGGCCCCCCGCAGCGCCGCGGAACTGGTCGAGAGCCTGGCCGTCGGGATCGAGGTGCTCACCGGCCCGCATCGGGTCGTGACCGCGGCACGGCTGACGCTGTTCATGGAGGCCAATCACAACCCCGAGATCCAGGCCGCCGTATCCCGGACCCGCACGGTGATGGAGCGGTCGGTGATGGCTGTGATGGCGCGCCTGGGTGCCACGGACCCGTTCTCGGCCGCTCTCGCTCTGATGGCCTGTGGCGAGGGCATCATCCTGCACCGCATCGCCCGCCACGACACCACCGACCCTCGCCCCCTGCTACGGGTCGTGGTGTCCGGAGCTATCCCCACCGCCTCGGCTCTCCAGCACGGCCGCTGA
- a CDS encoding DUF3100 domain-containing protein gives MPSEPSVDTSAADPAGSKAGTVVMTLRDRKLWAILGLTLVIASIAQAIGPLVIPIGVASVTLLPMIWGLLMSGFISGQPWRPLALDMQEAATSIMGVAVLFLGARLSFEIGPNVGLLLDAGPALLLQEVGHLLGTLVLALPLAVLLRMGPATVGATFSIDREGSFAMVSERYGADSPQYRGVLSMYVFGTIFGAIIVSLIASLTISLDIFDPLALAMGAGVGSGSMMAAAASVIVAAYPEMQQQVLALSAASNLITSVLGLYVGVWVALPLADRMYRSLSKRWKQPEEKRGDAAAMKSAVSSLLEMKTTVPLATSLVVFSVTGLVVAVIAKKSFSFDMVLTFVVLSLLVALSIALSKLTRHKVPAIVTAMTLGALATTPISPFAGWLTHIAESVPFLSIITGMLTIAGLGIGKDLPLLKGIGWRIIPTGIVAIAASFILATVIAEFALGAWGV, from the coding sequence ATGCCCAGCGAACCCAGCGTCGACACGTCAGCCGCAGATCCGGCCGGGAGCAAAGCCGGCACCGTCGTCATGACACTTCGCGACCGGAAACTGTGGGCGATCCTCGGTCTCACTCTGGTGATCGCGAGCATCGCCCAGGCCATCGGGCCGCTGGTGATCCCGATCGGCGTCGCCTCGGTGACGTTGCTGCCGATGATCTGGGGCCTCCTCATGTCGGGCTTCATCTCCGGCCAGCCGTGGCGCCCGCTCGCCCTCGACATGCAGGAGGCGGCGACCTCCATCATGGGCGTGGCCGTGCTGTTCCTCGGCGCCCGGCTCTCCTTCGAGATCGGCCCCAACGTCGGCTTGCTGCTCGATGCCGGCCCGGCACTGCTGCTGCAGGAGGTCGGTCACCTGCTTGGCACCCTGGTGCTGGCTCTGCCACTGGCGGTCCTCCTCAGGATGGGTCCGGCCACCGTCGGCGCCACCTTCTCGATCGACCGGGAGGGTTCGTTCGCCATGGTCAGCGAGCGGTACGGCGCGGACTCGCCGCAGTATCGGGGCGTGTTGTCGATGTATGTCTTCGGCACCATCTTCGGCGCGATCATCGTCAGCCTGATCGCCTCCCTGACCATCTCCTTGGACATCTTCGACCCGTTGGCCCTGGCGATGGGCGCCGGCGTCGGCTCGGGTTCGATGATGGCGGCCGCTGCCTCGGTGATCGTCGCCGCGTACCCGGAGATGCAGCAGCAGGTGCTGGCCCTGTCGGCTGCCTCGAACCTGATCACCAGTGTGCTGGGACTCTACGTCGGTGTCTGGGTGGCGCTGCCGCTGGCTGACCGGATGTACCGGTCGCTCTCCAAGCGCTGGAAGCAGCCGGAGGAGAAGCGCGGAGACGCGGCGGCGATGAAGTCGGCCGTCAGCAGCCTGCTGGAGATGAAGACGACCGTGCCGTTGGCCACCTCCCTCGTGGTCTTCAGCGTGACGGGCCTGGTCGTGGCGGTGATCGCCAAGAAGAGCTTCTCCTTTGACATGGTCTTGACCTTCGTCGTGCTGTCCCTGCTGGTCGCACTCAGCATCGCCCTCAGCAAGCTGACCCGACACAAGGTGCCGGCCATTGTCACCGCCATGACGCTCGGCGCCCTGGCCACCACACCGATCTCACCCTTCGCCGGCTGGCTGACCCATATCGCCGAGAGCGTGCCCTTCCTGTCGATCATCACCGGCATGCTGACCATCGCCGGGCTCGGGATCGGCAAGGACCTGCCGCTGCTGAAGGGCATCGGCTGGCGGATCATCCCCACCGGCATCGTCGCCATCGCCGCCTCGTTCATCCTGGCCACCGTGATCGCCGAGTTCGCCCTCGGAGCCTGGGGAGTCTGA
- a CDS encoding amidohydrolase translates to MTNSIAASAPTAPPKTQLLKDQAAAEVERRKPQLLELSREIHANPELSWQEFKASARIADIMRDAGFATELGAYGIETAVEATFGEGDLTVAVCAEYDALPGIGHGCGHNVIATAGVGAALALASVADEAGLRVKLLGTPAEEHGGGKVAMLLAGAWEDVDFSLMVHGMTGEDGSASGFHSTAVDRFEVIFHGLTAHAAAMPDQGINAAAAATLALTAIGLLRQHVPKETNMNAFVSLGGEATNVIPDKTVVQVELRAYDIDIWRSLKKRVLACFEGAAIATGCTWEWAPTEHPYAPVAPDPALADFWDRNLVARGRTITPQASAAGGSTDMGNVSQVLPAIHPLIAFLGETGPAHNPNFTISAATPAADDAAIDGAVLLAWTSLDAALDPEVRADLQRRRAERPAGATQVTLEA, encoded by the coding sequence GTGACCAATTCCATCGCAGCATCGGCCCCAACGGCACCGCCGAAGACTCAGCTGCTCAAGGATCAAGCCGCCGCCGAAGTCGAGCGTCGCAAGCCCCAACTGCTCGAACTGAGCCGCGAGATTCATGCGAATCCAGAACTCTCCTGGCAGGAGTTCAAGGCGTCCGCGCGGATCGCGGACATCATGCGGGACGCCGGATTCGCCACCGAGTTGGGTGCCTACGGCATCGAGACCGCTGTCGAGGCCACCTTCGGCGAAGGCGATCTCACCGTCGCGGTCTGTGCCGAGTACGACGCGCTGCCCGGCATAGGGCACGGCTGCGGGCACAACGTGATCGCGACCGCCGGCGTGGGCGCGGCTCTTGCCCTGGCGTCGGTCGCTGACGAGGCCGGACTGCGAGTGAAGCTGCTGGGAACGCCCGCCGAGGAGCATGGCGGCGGCAAGGTGGCGATGTTGTTGGCCGGCGCCTGGGAGGACGTCGACTTCTCCTTGATGGTGCACGGCATGACCGGCGAGGACGGCAGTGCCTCGGGCTTCCATTCGACCGCCGTCGACCGGTTCGAGGTCATCTTCCACGGCCTGACCGCGCACGCGGCCGCCATGCCGGACCAGGGCATCAACGCTGCGGCGGCCGCGACGCTCGCCCTCACTGCCATCGGCCTGTTGCGCCAGCACGTGCCCAAGGAAACCAACATGAACGCGTTCGTCTCCCTCGGCGGCGAGGCGACGAACGTGATCCCGGACAAGACCGTCGTCCAGGTGGAACTGCGAGCGTACGACATCGACATCTGGCGCTCGTTGAAGAAGCGCGTGCTCGCCTGCTTCGAGGGTGCGGCGATCGCCACCGGGTGCACCTGGGAGTGGGCGCCCACCGAACATCCGTACGCCCCAGTCGCGCCCGATCCGGCCCTGGCCGACTTCTGGGATCGCAACCTGGTCGCACGCGGCCGAACGATCACCCCCCAGGCCTCCGCCGCCGGGGGGTCCACCGACATGGGCAACGTCTCGCAGGTGCTGCCGGCGATTCATCCGCTGATCGCCTTCCTGGGCGAGACGGGTCCGGCCCACAACCCCAATTTCACGATCTCCGCCGCCACACCGGCGGCGGACGATGCCGCGATCGACGGCGCCGTGCTGCTCGCGTGGACCAGTCTCGACGCGGCTCTGGATCCAGAAGTCCGCGCCGATCTGCAGCGGCGACGCGCCGAACGCCCCGCGGGGGCGACGCAAGTGACTCTCGAAGCCTGA